Proteins encoded in a region of the Halarcobacter mediterraneus genome:
- a CDS encoding MotA/TolQ/ExbB proton channel family protein, translating to MIDLYIDNFFAFFDKGGFVLYIVFAIALFLWTLLIERYVYISFEYRKYRKSLIEEVKKNSFNTKFKEQIKKYLIEDSNNRLKTGLSFIKTLIIVCPLVGLLGTVTGMIEVFDVMALNGTGNVKSMANGVSMATIPTMAGMVVALSGILFEKKLELSIKYHTDKLYLEISKVL from the coding sequence ATGATTGATTTATATATAGATAACTTTTTTGCTTTCTTTGATAAAGGTGGTTTTGTACTATACATAGTATTTGCAATTGCACTTTTTTTATGGACATTACTAATAGAAAGATATGTTTATATTAGTTTTGAATATAGAAAATATAGAAAATCACTTATTGAAGAGGTTAAAAAAAATAGTTTTAACACAAAATTTAAAGAACAGATTAAAAAATATTTAATTGAAGACTCAAATAATAGATTAAAAACAGGTCTTAGTTTTATCAAAACTTTAATAATAGTTTGTCCTTTAGTTGGACTTTTAGGTACTGTTACAGGTATGATAGAAGTATTTGACGTAATGGCTCTAAATGGGACAGGAAATGTTAAATCTATGGCAAATGGTGTATCAATGGCAACTATTCCTACTATGGCAGGGATGGTTGTTGCCTTAAGTGGTATATTATTTGAAAAGAAATTAGAATTATCAATTAAATATCATACAGATAAACTTTACTTAGAAATATCAAAGGTTTTATAA
- a CDS encoding DUF3450 domain-containing protein — translation MSKSYKTILFSLLFMTSTLFANQIDKSLNVIENTNTKLKNYQNKIDNSEAQREELLSKYKYTNADLKSTRIYNNQLSKILQSQKNELKNIEQQIIDIEETQKNIFPLMLRMVTSLEKLVEMDTPFLLEERTDRIKRIRASLDKSDIKTAEKYRIILEAFKIEYDYANSIETYQDKIDGKTYEFLRLGRTALYYQSLDLQNYGYWNNDTKSWVEVDSSNAKSNIRKGIKIAKKHQNVDFLNLPFLTSKDN, via the coding sequence ATGAGTAAAAGTTACAAAACTATTTTATTTTCATTATTATTTATGACATCAACTTTATTTGCAAATCAAATTGATAAGTCACTAAATGTAATTGAAAATACAAATACTAAATTGAAGAACTATCAAAATAAGATTGACAATTCTGAAGCCCAAAGAGAGGAACTTCTTAGTAAATACAAATACACAAATGCTGATTTAAAAAGCACGAGAATTTATAATAATCAGTTAAGTAAAATTCTTCAATCACAAAAAAATGAATTAAAAAATATCGAACAACAAATTATAGATATTGAAGAAACTCAAAAAAATATTTTTCCACTTATGTTAAGAATGGTGACTAGCCTAGAAAAACTTGTTGAAATGGATACTCCATTTTTATTAGAAGAAAGAACAGATAGAATTAAAAGAATTAGAGCAAGTCTTGATAAATCAGATATTAAAACAGCAGAAAAATATAGAATTATTTTAGAAGCATTTAAAATTGAATACGATTATGCAAATAGTATTGAAACATATCAAGATAAAATTGATGGAAAAACTTATGAATTTTTAAGATTAGGAAGAACAGCTCTTTATTATCAAAGTTTAGATTTACAAAATTATGGGTACTGGAATAATGATACAAAAAGCTGGGTAGAAGTTGATAGTTCAAATGCAAAATCTAATATTAGAAAAGGTATTAAAATTGCTAAAAAACATCAAAATGTAGATTTCTTAAATCTTCCATTTTTAACATCAAAGGATAATTAA
- a CDS encoding ExbD/TolR family protein produces MRRFSNKNNKEETEINLTPMLDVVFIMLIFFIVTTSFVKEAGIQVNRPSAKTSEQKAEANILIAIRNNDEIWIDKRMVDIRAVRSNIERLKASNQQNSVVVQSDKDSKTGVLVKVMDQVRLAGITNISISTLKN; encoded by the coding sequence ATGAGAAGATTTTCAAATAAAAATAATAAAGAAGAAACAGAAATCAATCTAACCCCTATGCTAGATGTAGTATTTATTATGCTTATATTTTTTATTGTAACTACATCTTTTGTTAAAGAAGCAGGGATACAAGTAAATAGACCAAGTGCTAAAACTAGTGAACAAAAAGCTGAAGCTAATATTTTAATTGCTATTAGAAATAATGATGAAATTTGGATTGATAAAAGAATGGTTGATATTAGAGCAGTTAGATCAAATATAGAAAGACTTAAAGCCTCTAATCAACAAAATAGTGTAGTTGTCCAATCGGATAAAGATTCAAAAACTGGTGTTTTAGTAAAAGTTATGGACCAAGTTAGACTTGCAGGTATAACAAATATCTCAATTTCAACATTAAAGAATTAA
- a CDS encoding helix-turn-helix domain-containing protein, producing MSKLDLLQRQIKNTKLTPARIKAISTCFAKDMTASQTAKKLNISRQTINTYFILFRDYLISQEKLNNIKNLNTAILYKECITIQYLIFKEEYIYFLIYKKKVILISKEEHFLNEITTFTYKNLKKQLEKHKRANSARIIYNNYDKKYFISSFFKNSNDIEIFLFNRIKKFRGINKSNYIKHIKESFIRFNNDEKTINNILNQLFIKPPIY from the coding sequence ATGTCAAAACTAGATTTATTACAAAGACAAATAAAAAATACTAAATTAACTCCAGCTAGAATAAAAGCTATTTCAACCTGCTTTGCAAAAGATATGACAGCTAGTCAAACAGCAAAGAAACTAAATATTTCAAGACAGACAATAAATACTTATTTTATATTATTTAGAGACTATTTAATATCACAAGAAAAACTTAATAATATAAAAAACCTAAATACTGCTATTTTGTATAAAGAATGCATAACAATTCAATATTTAATATTTAAAGAAGAATATATCTATTTCTTAATATACAAAAAAAAAGTGATTCTGATAAGTAAAGAAGAACACTTTTTAAATGAAATAACTACTTTTACATATAAAAACCTTAAGAAACAACTTGAAAAACATAAAAGAGCAAATAGTGCAAGAATTATCTATAACAATTATGATAAAAAATACTTCATTTCAAGTTTTTTCAAAAATTCAAATGACATTGAAATTTTTTTATTTAATAGGATAAAAAAATTTAGAGGAATAAATAAGAGCAATTATATAAAACATATAAAAGAATCTTTTATCCGTTTCAATAATGATGAAAAAACAATAAATAATATATTAAACCAATTATTTATAAAACCCCCTATTTACTAA
- a CDS encoding TonB-dependent siderophore receptor, translating to MKNKALLSLSLVTALFLQTNGFAKEDEKESNLGSVLIYGEKEEITSATKLDMTILETPQIVSVISDVQISDYNLKDVSTILEQVPGVRVERTETDRTYYNARGFDIVNFQYDGVGVPTSGTFHGIEDTSVYEQVEVVKGATSIISSLSNPSATVNFVRKRPTAETQAYISASYGSWSQKRVEGNVSGTLIEDKLKGRLVVAKEKGDSYLDRYSSDVTSFYGVLTSDLTDTTRVTFGHSINDNKNKGISSGALPLFYSDGTVTDYDVSTNTAPDWARKDLTLSKTFLELEQDINANWIAKAIYSHNEQDTDWDWFYLSGNPDRGTNTGLYSLASRYEEEKKVDVVDVFASGYFEAFGQEHKLVVGVNHANIDTTAKSIYPSTGGTYFPIGGDWVNGNVSKPELNNYNAATSSTDTTEKQTAYYISSRLNILDNLSILLGARAIDIRQDGISYGASQKVDENEVASYFGITYEVIPGTMLYSSYSEVFNSQPYVNESLNPLGPVEGNSFEAGIKQELNDGNAILTLSYFKSEQENLGEYVTQHSTGLNIYEGISVESDGFELELAGEVYEGLNLSMGYTYIDVKDKDGNDARRYIPTKQFKVSTAYEVPSMSNLRLGATLKWQNEIYSSNTEVQGSYALVDMFTQYKATKNLSVLLNINNITDKKYKQTAQWGQSNYGAPRNATLTLKYTF from the coding sequence ATGAAAAATAAAGCTTTATTAAGTTTATCACTGGTTACAGCATTATTCTTGCAAACAAATGGATTTGCTAAAGAAGATGAAAAAGAAAGTAATCTAGGTTCAGTTTTAATATATGGAGAGAAAGAAGAAATAACTTCCGCAACTAAGCTTGATATGACAATATTGGAAACACCTCAAATTGTCTCAGTTATATCTGATGTTCAAATAAGTGATTACAACTTAAAAGATGTAAGTACAATACTTGAACAAGTTCCTGGGGTAAGAGTTGAAAGAACAGAGACAGATAGAACTTATTATAATGCAAGAGGTTTTGATATTGTAAACTTTCAATATGATGGAGTGGGTGTTCCTACAAGTGGAACATTTCATGGAATAGAAGATACCTCAGTTTATGAACAAGTGGAAGTTGTAAAAGGAGCTACCAGTATTATAAGTTCTTTATCAAATCCTTCAGCAACTGTAAACTTTGTTCGAAAAAGACCAACAGCTGAAACACAAGCTTATATATCAGCTTCTTATGGAAGTTGGAGTCAAAAAAGAGTTGAAGGTAATGTCTCTGGAACTTTAATTGAAGATAAATTAAAAGGTAGATTAGTTGTTGCAAAAGAGAAGGGCGATTCTTATTTAGATAGATATTCAAGTGATGTTACATCTTTCTATGGAGTTCTAACAAGTGATTTAACTGATACTACAAGAGTTACTTTTGGACATAGTATTAATGATAATAAAAATAAAGGTATTTCTTCAGGAGCTTTACCTTTATTTTATAGTGATGGAACGGTAACTGATTATGATGTGTCTACAAATACTGCTCCAGATTGGGCAAGAAAAGATTTAACTCTTTCAAAAACTTTCCTTGAACTTGAACAAGATATAAATGCTAATTGGATAGCTAAGGCCATTTATTCTCATAATGAACAAGATACAGATTGGGATTGGTTTTATTTATCTGGAAATCCTGATAGGGGTACTAATACAGGACTTTATTCTTTAGCTTCAAGATATGAGGAAGAAAAGAAAGTAGATGTTGTAGATGTTTTTGCTTCAGGTTATTTTGAAGCCTTTGGTCAAGAACATAAATTAGTAGTTGGAGTAAATCATGCTAATATTGATACTACTGCAAAATCAATATATCCTTCTACGGGAGGTACTTATTTCCCAATAGGAGGTGATTGGGTAAATGGAAATGTCTCTAAACCTGAATTAAATAACTATAATGCAGCTACAAGTAGTACGGATACTACTGAAAAACAAACAGCTTATTATATTTCTTCAAGGTTAAATATATTAGATAATTTATCTATTTTATTAGGTGCAAGGGCAATTGACATTCGGCAAGATGGTATTTCGTATGGAGCTTCTCAAAAAGTTGATGAAAATGAAGTTGCTTCTTATTTTGGAATTACTTATGAAGTTATTCCTGGAACTATGTTGTATTCAAGTTATAGTGAAGTTTTTAATTCTCAGCCTTATGTAAATGAAAGTTTAAACCCATTAGGACCAGTAGAAGGAAACAGTTTTGAAGCTGGTATAAAACAAGAACTAAATGATGGAAATGCGATTTTAACTTTATCTTATTTTAAATCAGAGCAAGAAAACTTAGGTGAGTATGTAACTCAACACTCAACAGGTTTAAATATTTATGAAGGAATTTCAGTTGAAAGTGATGGTTTTGAGTTAGAGTTAGCTGGAGAAGTATATGAAGGTTTAAACTTAAGTATGGGATATACATACATAGATGTTAAAGATAAAGATGGAAATGATGCAAGAAGATACATTCCTACTAAACAGTTTAAAGTATCAACTGCCTATGAAGTTCCTAGTATGTCAAATCTAAGACTTGGAGCTACATTAAAGTGGCAAAATGAAATTTATAGTTCTAATACAGAGGTTCAAGGAAGTTATGCTTTAGTTGATATGTTTACTCAGTATAAAGCTACAAAAAATTTAAGTGTATTATTAAATATAAATAACATTACAGATAAAAAATATAAACAAACAGCTCAATGGGGACAATCAAATTATGGTGCTCCAAGAAATGCAACACTTACTTTAAAATATACATTTTAA
- a CDS encoding MotA/TolQ/ExbB proton channel family protein, which produces MFKYLLTAILLINYSFALDLNSLLTNVKQSSNKELSEERKRLNEFIKNKEEQKNLYIKVKKDLKEANQETERLKAIIEKNEQILTEKESELANKVGDLGEMFGSVRQTSADFLVNFKRSFTASQNPEKAEIFEKFSNSKKLPTITELTTFWHTMLDEIIQSGNVATYETNVISRNGTKELKEVTRVGLFSAFSDGKYLKFTDDVTSLVEITVQPSTSYTSEAKEFEESSGEIKSVLIDPTRGNLFEMLGNNPTIMDRINQGGIVGYIIIVLGVLGLIFALYKIIFLNIIHKKIKTQQKDLSKYNNSNSLGKIAEVFYKNKEDSINDLEIKIGEAILKETNDIKKGQSFVKLLAAVTPLLGLLGTVTGMIATFQAITLFGTGDPKLMAGGISTALITTVLGLVTAIPLLFAYTYISSKAEAIVSVLEEQSIGMLAKTLK; this is translated from the coding sequence ATGTTTAAATATTTATTAACTGCAATATTACTAATAAATTATAGCTTTGCCTTAGACTTAAACAGTTTATTAACTAATGTAAAGCAATCTTCTAATAAAGAACTTTCTGAAGAAAGAAAAAGACTTAATGAATTTATAAAAAATAAAGAAGAACAAAAAAACTTATATATAAAAGTAAAAAAAGATTTAAAAGAAGCAAATCAAGAAACAGAAAGATTAAAAGCAATTATTGAAAAAAATGAACAAATATTAACAGAAAAAGAATCTGAATTAGCAAATAAAGTTGGTGATTTAGGGGAAATGTTTGGAAGTGTAAGACAAACATCAGCAGACTTTTTAGTAAACTTTAAAAGAAGTTTCACTGCTTCACAAAATCCTGAAAAAGCAGAAATTTTTGAAAAATTCTCAAATTCAAAAAAACTTCCAACAATAACTGAACTTACTACTTTTTGGCATACAATGCTAGATGAAATTATTCAAAGTGGTAATGTTGCTACATATGAAACAAATGTAATTTCTAGAAATGGTACTAAAGAATTAAAAGAAGTTACAAGAGTTGGTTTATTTTCAGCTTTCTCTGATGGTAAATATTTAAAATTCACAGATGATGTTACATCACTAGTAGAAATAACTGTTCAACCAAGCACAAGCTATACATCAGAAGCAAAAGAGTTTGAAGAAAGTTCTGGTGAAATCAAATCTGTATTAATCGACCCAACAAGAGGAAATCTATTTGAAATGCTAGGAAACAATCCTACAATTATGGATAGAATTAATCAAGGTGGTATTGTAGGATATATTATTATTGTTTTAGGTGTTTTAGGATTAATATTTGCTTTATATAAAATTATTTTCTTAAATATTATTCATAAAAAAATCAAAACTCAACAAAAAGATTTATCAAAATACAACAATTCAAACTCTTTAGGAAAAATAGCAGAAGTATTTTATAAAAATAAAGAAGATTCAATTAATGATTTAGAAATTAAAATTGGGGAAGCTATCTTAAAAGAAACAAATGATATTAAAAAAGGACAAAGTTTTGTAAAACTACTTGCAGCAGTAACACCTCTATTAGGACTTTTAGGTACTGTTACAGGTATGATAGCAACTTTCCAAGCTATCACATTATTTGGTACAGGTGATCCAAAACTAATGGCTGGAGGAATTTCTACAGCTTTAATTACTACAGTTTTAGGTTTAGTAACTGCTATTCCATTATTGTTTGCATATACTTATATTTCTTCAAAAGCAGAAGCAATTGTATCAGTATTAGAAGAACAAAGTATTGGAATGTTAGCAAAAACATTAAAATAA
- a CDS encoding TonB-dependent siderophore receptor, with protein MKYKKILKISIFTALALQMQVLADEVKKDLVKDSKSLGTVEVVSSNNSEDTNSYTIDSMNTSTKLSLSVRDTPQSVKVLTNEYIEDLGVSSYQDLLNNVTGVTLNRWDERLYPTARGFDIDYYQLDGIPTYSISSSDPDLSIYDRVEIVKGANGLMTGAGNPALSLNFIRKHANSKELKGDINLSVGSWENYSSTVDISGPLNSDGSIRGRLVAKHEDKNSYMDFYEKTTDVLYGVVDMDLTDTTYLSIGASYEKLDRSGIRWGGLPAFYSDGTRTDFDRSKTVTSDWTYWNQKTKSIYLDLKQYVYNDISLNLNYTRRQIYDDTALLYFGGTVDKDTNLGVGYTPLAYSNDSYNKENNIDIYTSIPFDFNKLGHEIIAGFSYNKYQTVSNYSGYPSTGVSTLDFNNINISAPSMDYSYPTTPDDTIQTGTYLVGKFSLMEQLKLIAGVRLTNWKYENDEGNGNREFKNEVTPYVGLIYDLNENHSIYASYTDIFKPQNNKDENGDYLDPKSGESYETGIKGEYFDNKLNAALSLFRIEQDNVAEKIDGVFVPGTTDSAYKAVKGVVSKGFEIELDGEITDNWNLNFGIAYFKAENANGEKVSTDSSQTTANLFTKYTINDFSIGGGVNYKSKYYTGTGATQVTQDSFFLANAMASYKVNKNIKLQLNVNNIFDKKYYSGIGANSMVYGDPRNATLTLKYTF; from the coding sequence ATGAAATATAAAAAGATACTTAAAATATCTATATTTACTGCACTTGCTTTACAAATGCAAGTATTAGCAGATGAAGTAAAAAAAGATTTAGTAAAAGACAGTAAGTCTTTAGGTACAGTTGAAGTTGTTTCATCAAATAATAGTGAAGATACAAATTCTTATACAATTGATTCTATGAATACTTCTACAAAATTGAGTTTATCTGTAAGAGATACTCCACAATCTGTAAAAGTTTTGACAAATGAATATATTGAAGACTTAGGTGTATCTTCATATCAAGATTTACTAAATAATGTAACAGGAGTTACTTTAAACAGATGGGATGAAAGACTTTATCCTACTGCGAGAGGATTTGATATTGATTATTATCAGTTAGATGGAATCCCTACTTATAGCATTTCTTCTTCTGATCCAGATTTATCAATATATGATAGAGTTGAAATAGTAAAAGGTGCAAATGGTCTTATGACAGGTGCGGGAAATCCTGCCTTGAGTTTAAATTTTATTAGAAAACATGCAAACTCAAAAGAGTTAAAAGGTGATATTAACTTATCCGTTGGATCATGGGAAAATTATTCTTCAACAGTCGATATTTCAGGACCACTTAATAGTGATGGTTCTATAAGAGGTAGACTTGTTGCTAAACATGAAGATAAAAATTCGTATATGGATTTTTATGAAAAAACTACTGATGTTTTATATGGTGTTGTAGATATGGACTTAACTGATACAACATATTTATCTATTGGAGCTTCTTATGAAAAACTTGATAGAAGTGGAATTAGATGGGGTGGATTACCTGCTTTTTATTCAGATGGTACAAGAACTGATTTTGATAGATCAAAAACTGTTACTTCTGATTGGACTTATTGGAATCAAAAAACAAAAAGTATATATCTTGATTTAAAGCAGTATGTATATAATGATATTTCTCTTAATTTAAATTATACTCGAAGACAAATCTATGATGATACTGCTTTATTATATTTTGGCGGTACAGTTGATAAAGATACTAATCTTGGTGTAGGGTATACTCCATTAGCATATTCTAATGATTCTTATAACAAAGAGAATAATATTGATATTTATACTTCAATTCCTTTTGATTTTAATAAACTTGGGCATGAAATTATTGCAGGATTTTCATATAATAAATATCAAACAGTAAGTAATTATTCGGGATATCCTTCTACAGGTGTATCTACTTTAGATTTCAATAATATAAATATTTCTGCACCTAGTATGGATTATTCTTATCCTACAACACCTGATGATACTATACAAACAGGTACTTATTTAGTAGGTAAATTTTCTTTAATGGAACAATTAAAATTAATTGCTGGAGTTAGATTAACTAATTGGAAATATGAAAATGATGAAGGTAATGGAAATCGAGAGTTTAAAAATGAGGTAACACCTTATGTTGGTTTAATCTATGATTTAAATGAAAACCATTCTATATATGCAAGTTATACAGATATTTTTAAACCACAAAATAATAAAGATGAAAATGGAGATTATTTAGATCCAAAAAGTGGAGAGAGTTATGAAACTGGAATAAAAGGTGAATATTTTGATAATAAATTAAATGCTGCATTATCTCTTTTTAGAATAGAACAAGATAATGTTGCAGAGAAGATAGACGGTGTTTTTGTTCCAGGTACAACAGATTCTGCATATAAAGCAGTTAAAGGTGTAGTAAGTAAAGGTTTTGAAATTGAATTAGATGGAGAAATTACTGATAATTGGAATTTAAACTTTGGTATTGCTTATTTTAAAGCCGAGAATGCAAATGGTGAGAAAGTTTCAACAGATTCTTCTCAAACTACAGCTAATTTATTTACAAAATATACTATAAATGACTTTAGTATTGGTGGTGGAGTAAACTACAAAAGTAAATATTATACAGGAACAGGAGCAACTCAAGTTACTCAAGACTCTTTTTTCTTAGCTAATGCAATGGCTTCTTACAAAGTTAATAAAAATATAAAACTTCAATTAAATGTAAATAATATTTTTGATAAAAAATATTATTCAGGAATAGGGGCAAATAGTATGGTTTATGGTGACCCAAGAAATGCAACATTAACTTTAAAATATACATTTTAA